One Deltaproteobacteria bacterium genomic window carries:
- a CDS encoding secondary thiamine-phosphate synthase enzyme YjbQ: MLTKYSIRTLKRVEFLDITSRVDEAVRQSGVIEGIAIVFCPHTTAGITINENADPSVVLDMINKTSKLIEEGDNAYRHAEGNSDSHIKSSLFGASLTLIIDGGRPLLGTWQGVYFAEFDGPRERIFYVKVIEG; encoded by the coding sequence ATGCTTACGAAGTACTCCATAAGGACGCTTAAGAGGGTAGAGTTCCTTGATATAACCTCCAGGGTCGACGAGGCCGTGCGCCAAAGCGGCGTTATCGAGGGCATTGCCATAGTGTTTTGCCCGCACACTACGGCCGGTATTACCATCAACGAGAACGCGGACCCTTCGGTTGTGTTGGATATGATAAACAAGACATCTAAACTTATCGAGGAGGGCGATAATGCCTACCGCCATGCAGAGGGAAATTCCGACTCGCACATCAAGTCATCTTTGTTTGGCGCTTCTCTAACGCTTATAATAGACGGCGGAAGGCCGCTTCTTGGCACATGGCAGGGCGTGTACTTCGCCGAGTTCGACGGCCCGAGGGAAAGAATCTTTTACGTAAAAGTAATCGAGGGGTAG
- a CDS encoding hemolysin family protein yields the protein MLILINGYFSSAEISIISSRRSVVEHLAREGRESAKLVRDMKDDPERFLATVQVGVTIVGTLASVIGGVAAVEFLKPLLASVPFEPIQNIAEPLAIGIVVVLLSYATLVLGELFPKSIALRHAERIAMMAARPIDMMAKAVSPFVLVLTTSTRFLLHMFGIKEKTDHLFLPEEEIKYYIKEGTAKGVFEKTEAELLHGIFDFADRNVSEIMVSKPNVSAIDINTPSDKVLKFITDTGFSRYPVYKEHLDQIQGVIYNKDVFKASVGCATFDLKSLIRTPYIVPNSIMISRLLREMQRKRVHLAIVVNEHGDVDGIVTIEDILEELVGEIEDEYDIEKGGLVEKLKDGSMLIDASASLRDLVDLGLSFSEEELLEHNTLAGYMLAMLQRMPKGGEFVTKDSMRYTVVDMEKNRIARVKAEKIVNSQPLKQASA from the coding sequence ATCCTGATTCTCATTAACGGGTACTTCTCGTCAGCAGAAATATCAATCATATCATCGAGACGAAGCGTTGTTGAGCACCTTGCCAGAGAAGGCAGGGAGTCGGCCAAGCTTGTCCGCGACATGAAGGACGACCCGGAGCGCTTTCTGGCGACAGTGCAGGTAGGCGTCACAATAGTTGGCACCCTCGCCTCTGTCATAGGCGGTGTTGCGGCGGTAGAGTTCCTAAAGCCACTTCTAGCGTCCGTACCCTTTGAACCGATACAGAACATAGCCGAGCCTCTTGCCATAGGCATCGTGGTTGTCCTGCTGTCCTATGCAACCCTCGTGCTTGGCGAGCTATTTCCAAAGTCCATAGCGCTTAGACATGCCGAGCGCATAGCCATGATGGCCGCGCGGCCCATAGACATGATGGCCAAGGCCGTATCGCCGTTCGTTCTTGTCCTCACGACCTCGACGCGCTTCCTGCTGCACATGTTTGGCATAAAGGAAAAGACCGACCACCTCTTTTTGCCTGAAGAAGAAATCAAATATTACATAAAAGAAGGCACTGCCAAGGGAGTATTCGAGAAGACCGAGGCCGAGCTTTTGCACGGAATATTCGACTTCGCCGATAGAAACGTTTCTGAGATAATGGTGTCCAAGCCCAACGTAAGCGCCATCGATATCAACACGCCCTCGGATAAGGTATTAAAATTCATCACCGACACCGGGTTCTCGAGATATCCGGTCTACAAGGAGCACCTCGACCAGATACAGGGCGTCATCTACAACAAGGACGTGTTCAAGGCCTCCGTCGGGTGCGCCACATTCGACTTGAAAAGCCTCATAAGGACGCCCTACATCGTGCCCAATTCGATAATGATAAGCCGCCTCCTAAGAGAGATGCAGCGTAAACGCGTGCACCTTGCCATCGTGGTTAACGAGCACGGCGATGTGGACGGAATAGTGACAATCGAGGACATACTCGAAGAGCTTGTCGGAGAGATAGAGGACGAGTACGATATAGAAAAAGGCGGGCTTGTCGAGAAACTAAAGGACGGCTCCATGCTAATCGACGCATCCGCTTCGCTAAGAGACTTGGTGGACCTCGGGCTAAGCTTCAGCGAAGAGGAGCTCCTCGAGCACAACACGCTTGCCGGCTACATGCTCGCCATGCTGCAGAGAATGCCAAAGGGCGGAGAGTTCGTCACAAAGGACAGTATGCGCTACACAGTAGTTGACATGGAAAAGAACAGGATTGCGAGAGTAAAGGCTGAGAAGATAGTTAATTCGCAGCCGCTTAAACAGGCCTCGGCGTAA
- the eno gene encoding phosphopyruvate hydratase: MSNIVDINAREILDSRGNPTVEVDVITEDGVIGRAAVPSGASTGKLEAVELRDGDKNRYLGKGVQKAVSNVLKKIAPEIIGLDCRDQAYIDRLMIDLDGTANKGKLGANAILGVSLALARAGAEVSALPLYNYIGGTNAKVLPTPLMNIINGGAHADNNLDIQEFMIVPAGADTFSESLRMGTEIFHSLKALLKSRGLNTAVGDEGGFAPNLRSNREAIEVIIEAAKKAGYTAGKDVFIALDCASSEFHKGGSYDIDGKKLSSDKMVDYLASLVKAYPIVSIEDGAAEDDHKGWKILTDALGTKTQLVGDDLFVTNVKILEKGIRNGIANSILVKVNQIGTLTETLEAVEMAKNANYTAVISHRSGETEDSTIADISVATNAGQIKTGSASRTDRLAKYNQLLRIEQELGRTAVFAGKRPFKSL; this comes from the coding sequence ATGTCCAACATAGTAGACATCAACGCACGCGAAATACTCGACTCAAGAGGCAACCCCACAGTCGAGGTAGACGTCATCACAGAGGACGGCGTAATCGGGCGCGCTGCAGTGCCCTCGGGCGCATCCACCGGAAAGCTCGAGGCAGTGGAGCTAAGGGACGGCGACAAGAACCGCTACCTTGGCAAGGGCGTACAAAAAGCCGTTTCCAACGTGCTAAAGAAGATCGCGCCGGAAATCATCGGCCTTGACTGCAGAGACCAGGCATACATAGACCGCTTGATGATCGACCTTGACGGCACCGCCAACAAGGGAAAGCTTGGCGCCAACGCAATACTTGGCGTATCGCTGGCCCTTGCCAGGGCCGGGGCCGAAGTATCTGCCCTGCCGCTATATAACTACATCGGCGGCACGAACGCAAAGGTGCTCCCCACCCCTTTGATGAACATCATAAACGGCGGCGCGCACGCGGACAATAACCTGGACATCCAGGAGTTCATGATAGTGCCTGCCGGCGCGGATACCTTCTCCGAGAGCCTTCGCATGGGCACGGAGATATTCCACTCGCTAAAGGCGCTTCTTAAGTCCAGGGGCCTCAACACCGCTGTTGGCGACGAAGGCGGCTTTGCGCCAAATCTTAGGAGCAACAGAGAAGCAATCGAGGTCATTATCGAGGCAGCCAAGAAGGCGGGCTACACCGCCGGTAAGGACGTGTTCATCGCGCTTGACTGCGCATCGAGTGAGTTCCACAAAGGCGGCTCCTATGACATCGACGGCAAGAAACTCTCTTCCGATAAAATGGTAGACTACCTTGCCTCGCTCGTAAAGGCCTACCCCATCGTATCTATCGAGGACGGCGCTGCGGAGGACGACCACAAGGGCTGGAAGATACTTACCGATGCGCTCGGAACAAAGACCCAGCTCGTTGGCGACGACCTTTTCGTCACGAACGTCAAGATACTCGAAAAAGGCATCAGAAACGGCATCGCTAACTCCATACTCGTGAAGGTCAATCAGATAGGCACGCTCACCGAAACGCTCGAAGCGGTAGAGATGGCAAAGAACGCGAACTACACGGCCGTCATCTCGCACAGGAGCGGCGAGACCGAGGACTCGACAATTGCCGATATCAGTGTTGCAACCAACGCCGGGCAGATAAAGACCGGCTCAGCCTCCAGGACCGACCGCCTGGCCAAGTACAACCAGCTACTTAGAATCGAGCAGGAGCTTGGCCGAACAGCCGTATTTGCGGGGAAAAGGCCATTTAAGTCCCTATAA